Genomic segment of Streptosporangium sp. NBC_01755:
TGACGTTGATGCCGCGCAGCGTCGCGGCCTCCCTGTCCTCTGCCGTCGCGAGGTTCGCCAGACCGGCGAGGGTGGCTCGCAGCCAGACGTGGAAGCCGATGGCGGTCGCGACGGCGAGCGCCACGATCACGAACTCGTTGATCGAGGCCCGGCCACCGATGAAGTCGATGACGGTGCGAGAGCCGAACCCTTCCAGTTCCAGTGGGTCCGGACCCCAGATCAGCAGGATGACGCTGACCATGACCACCGACCAGCCGAGCGTCGTGACCAGCTCACCGTGGCCACCGGCGCGCAGCGGCCGGATGGCTATCCGTTCCTCAAGTATTCCGATGACCGCACCGACCGCGAGGCCGATGGGGATCGCCATCACCACGGGCCAGTTGAGGGTCGAGGTGGTCAGGTACGATACGAACGCGCCCGCCACCAGGAACTCAGGCTGGGCGAAGTTCAGCGTCCCCGACGCGACGTAGACGATGTTGAACCCGATCGCCACCAAGGCCAGGACCGCCCCGGTCGAGATACCATGCCAAATGGTCAACATGTCGCCCACCTCGTTGCGAGCGGGCCTAGGACAGAAATGTGGGGCATGGCGCGCTCCCTGTTCAATGGCAACCTCAGATGTTTCCAACTGCTCAAAGTTCCGTTGCGTCGTTATGAGGGGCATTACGTGAGCCGGGTCATACCGCTTCCGGCCGTCGTCGTCTCCCCGGCGCGCTGAGCTCGCTGTGGCCGACCTGGCTCGTGCCGCGACGCTGGGGGAGGCCCGACCATGACGGGGCCGGACCTCCCGGCGCTGTCACTACTTCCAGGTCCCGTCCTCGAGGGGCGTGACCGACTTGACGACGGCGTAGTCGTTCTCGCCCGCGTCGATGAAGTGGTCGGTGGCGCTCCATGCCATCGTCGTGTAAGCGACGTAGGGACGGTCCTGCTCCGCCGGCTGCTCGAGATTCTCCAGCGCCTGCTTGACCTGGTCCGGGTCGGTGGAGCCTGCCTGCCTGACGCCCATGGCCACCAGTTGGAGCAGGTCGTGCGGCCACGCGTAGTTGAGCAGGACGGCCTCCATATTCCCCTTGGCCTTGAGCCCGGCCTGAAGCGAGGTATAGGCGGGGGTCCGGGCGGCCGGCTCACGGTAGGCGTTGATGGCGTAGGTGTGAATGGAGACGCCTTCGAGCTCCTCCGGGCTGACGAGGTTGTACACGTCGGTGGTAATCGCCTCGTTCAACATCAGCGGGGCGTCCCAGCCGGACTTGGCGCGGCTCTTGATCACGTACGGCGCCGCCGGGCCCGCCGCGAACGCGACGACGCAGTCCACGCCGGCGGACTCCAACCGGGCCAGCGGAGCCGTCATGTCGATGTCCCCGGTCGCGTACTCCTCGACGGTCAACGGCAACCCCGCGCTCTCGAATCCCGCGGGATAGTTGTCGCGTACCGGCTCACCACTCGCGTCGTTGGGTGCCAGCAGGCCGACGGACTTGCAGCCGAGTTCCTGCATGGCCGCGACGTTCGCCGGCATTCCGTCGGTCGCCTGGTGTGCGGACGAGTGGAAGGTGTAGGGATACTTCTCGGGGTCGTTGATCGCCTCGTTGCCGGTAGCGCCGATCGAGAGGATCTTGCGCTGGCTCAGCACCGGGAGCAGGGCGAGAGTCTCCGCGCTGATCGTGCCGTCCCACACGAGGTCGGGCTGGTCACCGCTGGCGAGCTCCTGCTGAAGCAGGCTGACGGCCTTTGTCGGGTCGCTCTGGGAGTCCAGGACCTTCAGCTCCACCTGCTGCCCGAGGATGCCACCCGCCTTGTTAAGCTCGTCGGCTGCGACCTGCAGCCCAATAAGGAACGGCTTTCCGAGAGCGGCCAGTGGCCCGGTCTGTGAGGCCACGACCAGGACCTTGAACGTCGAGTCTGCCGAGTCGCTGGAACCGCTCTCGGCGTCCCCCCCACAGCTGGACAGAAGGAGGGCGGACGCGGTGACCACAGCCGTTACCAGGATCTTGGGCTTCATTGGGTCTACTTGCCCTTCATGAGATGACAGGTAGCGGCGAGTAGAGGACCCAGGCTGTTACCTCGAACGTTATGCGCGTCACACTCATGGCGTCGCGACGGTGCCGGATGTCCCGTGTGTCCGTACGCTCTGTCGAGAAGGCGCCGCGACCTCGTCGGTCCGCGATCTTCGACCTGGACCCAGCCTTTCCAGGGCGTTAACGGTGTTCGGTCACGGCGTGCGTAACGGTCCGGCCCGAGACTGGCGCCATGACCACAGGTATCAGGATCGCCCGCGCCGTCGTCGTGCTCGAGGACGGCGGTCAGCCCGTCCTCGAGGAGGTCGAGGTGTGGCCGCCCCAGCGGGGCGAGGTGCTGGTGCGTATCGTCGCCTCCGGGGTGTGCGCCTCGGACGCCCACGTCGTGAATGGTCGTAGCCCGGTGGCGAAGGCCCCATGCGTGCTCGGTCACGAGGGCGCGGGAGTCGTGGAGGAGGTCGGTCCGGGCGTGCGGTCGGTGAGCCCCGGAGACCACGTGATCATCACACTCGTGGGACCGTGCGGCGAGTGCTCCTACTGTGTGGACGCCAAGCCCTGGCTGTGCAACGGGCCGGACACCCTGCGCGCCATGACCGGCGTGATGAGCGATGGTCGGACCCGCGTCCGGCTGGATGGCAAGGATCTGTTCCCGTTCATGGGCGCCGGCACGATGGCGGAGTTCTCGGTCGTGCGAGCCGCCCAGTTGGTCAAGGTGGATCCTGACCTCCCGCTGGACCAGGTCTGCCTTCTCGGCTGCGGTGTGGTCACCGGGACCGGGGCCGCTCTCAAAACCGCGCGGGTCCAGCCTGGCGATGCCGTGGTCGTGATCGGTTGCGGTGGGGTCGGACTCAACGTCATCCAGGGGGCACGGCTCGCGGGCGCGACGTCGATCATCGCGGCCGACACCAAGCCCGACAAGCTGGAGCTCGCACGAACGCTCGGCGCCACGCACACCGTCGACGTCGGCTCCGTCGATCTGTTCCAGCAGGTCCTGTCGATTCATCCCGAGGGCGTCGACTTCGCCTTCGAGGTCGTGGGGATCCCTCAGCTCGCCGCCGACTCCCTCAAGCTGCTGCGCCGGGGCGGGACCACCGTACTGGTCGGCTCCTGCCCACCGGGGTCCGTCATCCCGGTCACGCGGGAGAACCTCATGATGGAGCGGCGGATCATGACCACCGTGGCGGGCAGCACCAGTCCCCAGCTGGACATCCCCAAGTTGATCCGCGCCTACCGGGCCGGGCGGCTGCAACTCGGCGAACTGGTCAGTTCCCGGCTTCTCCTCACCGACTACGCCCAGGCCTTCGCGGCCCTTGAGACCGGCAGCGCGGCGCGGACGGTACTCACCTTCTCCGAGTGAATCGTTCGTCCGCAGCGTTCGCCACGTTCCGACCGTAGCAGGTCGTTTTGCCCTGAAAAAAACGAGCCACTACCGTGCTGGCAGCGCTCACCGGCGTAAAGCTGACCGGCGGCAGACCGTTCTCTGGCGGATCTGGCCGCTAAAACAAGGGGGCAGGGCAGTTGAACGACCCGGTTGAGGTGTGGTTCCGTCGGTCCACGTCGGCCGCCGAGGCCTGGCCGATCGAACGCCTCCTCGCGGCCAAACGGGCCACCGAGGAGACGATCAGTGTGGTCGCCCCGGTTCGTGACCGGTCTGCTCGGGCCGTTGCTCAGCCGGCCCGAGACGCTGCTGGTGAAGGGCCTCTACCGGCGGCTGTTCATCGCCATGGCCTCGACGCGCTGGCGCAGGTGGATCTGGGCTGCCGGGGGCATCGGCACCAGCCGGTGCACGATCTGGGAGTGATGGCGGCCGAGTTGATGGGCGTCGCCCAGCGGCGGGGCGCCGGGTTCGGGACGCGCACGCCCGATTCGTTCTACGACAGGGGTGTCACCTTCGCCCGCGAGCAGGCGCTGCGGCGGGTAGAGGAGGTCGTAGCCGAAGGCGCGGACATCGTTGACATCGGCGGTGTCAAGGCGGCTCCGGGGGTCGAGGTCGGCGTGGCCGAGGAGATCGACCGTACGGCCGCCTTCGTGGCGGAGATCCGGGAGCGGTACCCCGATCTGATCATTAGCGTGGACACCTGGCACTCGCTGGAGGTGACCCGCCGGTTGGCGGAATTGGTCGCCACCGGATGGCCGGTGCTGGTGTCGCTGTCGAACAAGGACTTCGTCGGCGAGTCCCTGGGGCTGCCCGTCGACCAGCGGATGTTCGGCACCCTGGCGGTGACCGCGATTTGCGCGTGGCAGGGCGCGCGGATATACCGCGCGCACAACGTCGCCCCCACCCGGCAGGTGCTCGACATGGTCGCGGTGACGCGCGGTGTCCGGGTGCCGTCGCGGATCGTGCGAGGGCTTGCGTGATCGCGGCCGTGGCCTGCGTCCCCCAGGCCCCGCTGCTGCTGCCGGGCCTCACGGGTGGGCGCGTCGCCGAGGTCGAGGAGATCCGGCTGGCGGCGCGGGCCGCCGTCGAGGCCGTCGTCGGACAGGGGGTCGACGAGGTCGTGGTAGTGGGCGGCACACCGTGCACCAGGACGTATCCCGTGGACGCGCCGGCCCCGTCGGGGCGTCTGGCACCCGCTTCAGGGCGTCTGCCTCGCGACGGGTCGCTGCCGGTGTCCCTTGCCGTCGGCCGGTTGCTCCTGGCGGAGTCTCCGGTGCCCAGGGACGCCCGGACGTCTACACCGCCGACCAGGTCAGTTGGTACGACTCCCCGCTGGGCCAAGCGCTCTTTGCCCTTCCCATGACCGGTGCATGGGGCGGCTCCCGAGAAGGGAGAGGCCATGGACACGGGCCGCACGGAGCTCCAGGTCAGCCCGATCTGCTACGGCACCTGGCAGTTCGGCGGCGACTGGGGCCAGGTCGACGAGCGCGCCGCCGTCGCCGCCATCCAGCACGCCCGCGCCTTCCCGGGCGTGGAGATCGTGCAGCCGCCGTATCACGTCATGGAGATTCGGAACCAGTCCGTGCGCCCCCATCCCTCCGTGGTGGATCCATGGGCATGGGGTGGCTTAGCGGTCTGGATCGTCCTCACGACACTCGGAAGCGTGGGGTTGGCGGTGGGGTTGAAGGCGCTCGGCGTCGCTTACCCAGGGACCGTGATGGGCGTCACAATGACCGTGACCGCGGTGATCACCACGCCTATCCTGACCCGATGGATGTCCATGCGGACCGTTCGCCGGGCGGAGATGACGAACTGATGACCCCGCAGCTCGATCCGGTCATCCACGCCCCGACCCGGCTGCAGATCGTCTCCCTGCTCGCCGCCGCCGAGGAGGCCGAGTTCGCCTTCGTGCGCGACAGCCTGGACATCAGCGACTCGGTGCCGGGGCCACCGGGGCGGGCAAGGGCTCGGTCATCTGGTCCACCATCCGGGGCCTGCTGCCTGCCGTCCGTGCGGGCCTGGTGCAGATCTGGGCGCTGGACCCCAAGCTGATGGAACTGTCTTTCGGCCGTGACCTGTTCGACCGCTACGCCGCTGACCCGGCCGAGTGCGCCGATCTCTTGGAAAAGGCCGTGGAGATCATGCAGGAGCGTGCGGGCCGGTTCGCGGGAGTCCAGCGCAACCATGTCCCTACCGTCGATGACCCGTTCGTCCTGGTGGTGGTCGACGAGGTGGCCTTCCTGACCGCCTATCAGTCCGACAAGGGGCTCAAGCTCCGCATCTCGGCCGCGCTGGCAACCTTGACCACGCAGGGTCGTGCGGTGGGAGTCGGTGTCCTGGCGGCGTTGCAGGACCCGCGCAAGGACGTGCTGAGCATCCGCAACCTGTTCCCCGACAAGATCGCGCTGCGGCTGGACGAGTCCGAACAGGTGGACATGGTCCTCGGCGACGGCGCTCGGGACCGGGGCGCGCTGGCCGACCTGATCTCACCTCAGCCGAACCTCGGCGCGGGCATCGCCTACACCCGTCTGGAGACCTCACCCGAACCGATGCGTGCCCGTGCCGGCTACGTCTCCGATGCCGATATCCGCGACATGGTCGCCGTGTTCACCGCTGACACGCTGCCGCTGACGGTTGAGGGGGCCTGATGAGAATCACCCTGCACGGCACCCCGGCCGAGATCGAGGGCTTGCCCTTCCGGCGGCTGCGGACATTCAACGGCTCCGACCTCGCCGAAGGGACGGTGACTGTCGATCTCGACACTGCTCACCTCCTCAAGGCCCCCTACAGCGACGTCTGCCGGATCTCCGCCGACGTGGTCAACCGAGAGGAGGCCATGTGACCGTCACCCCGGCTCCCGCCGAGTCCCTTCACCAAGCACCGTAGTGGTGCCTGCGAGAAAGATGGTGCCCTAGTGACCAGGAAGACCAAGCAAGAGCACAACTCGCTCCTCCCGGAACTCGCACAGGGCCGGTTGCTCACCGTCGAAGAGGCGGCCGAGCGG
This window contains:
- a CDS encoding branched-chain amino acid ABC transporter permease: MLTIWHGISTGAVLALVAIGFNIVYVASGTLNFAQPEFLVAGAFVSYLTTSTLNWPVVMAIPIGLAVGAVIGILEERIAIRPLRAGGHGELVTTLGWSVVMVSVILLIWGPDPLELEGFGSRTVIDFIGGRASINEFVIVALAVATAIGFHVWLRATLAGLANLATAEDREAATLRGINVKLLSTVAFAMGGGLLGALGPVVGPQTYAIFNLGALLVMHAFVVLTIGGYGSNLGVLVGALAVGVTESLSARYLGASYANLSLFVLLMGVLLLRPQGLFGMRSERVV
- a CDS encoding ABC transporter substrate-binding protein, translated to MKPKILVTAVVTASALLLSSCGGDAESGSSDSADSTFKVLVVASQTGPLAALGKPFLIGLQVAADELNKAGGILGQQVELKVLDSQSDPTKAVSLLQQELASGDQPDLVWDGTISAETLALLPVLSQRKILSIGATGNEAINDPEKYPYTFHSSAHQATDGMPANVAAMQELGCKSVGLLAPNDASGEPVRDNYPAGFESAGLPLTVEEYATGDIDMTAPLARLESAGVDCVVAFAAGPAAPYVIKSRAKSGWDAPLMLNEAITTDVYNLVSPEELEGVSIHTYAINAYREPAARTPAYTSLQAGLKAKGNMEAVLLNYAWPHDLLQLVAMGVRQAGSTDPDQVKQALENLEQPAEQDRPYVAYTTMAWSATDHFIDAGENDYAVVKSVTPLEDGTWK
- a CDS encoding alcohol dehydrogenase catalytic domain-containing protein translates to MTTGIRIARAVVVLEDGGQPVLEEVEVWPPQRGEVLVRIVASGVCASDAHVVNGRSPVAKAPCVLGHEGAGVVEEVGPGVRSVSPGDHVIITLVGPCGECSYCVDAKPWLCNGPDTLRAMTGVMSDGRTRVRLDGKDLFPFMGAGTMAEFSVVRAAQLVKVDPDLPLDQVCLLGCGVVTGTGAALKTARVQPGDAVVVIGCGGVGLNVIQGARLAGATSIIAADTKPDKLELARTLGATHTVDVGSVDLFQQVLSIHPEGVDFAFEVVGIPQLAADSLKLLRRGGTTVLVGSCPPGSVIPVTRENLMMERRIMTTVAGSTSPQLDIPKLIRAYRAGRLQLGELVSSRLLLTDYAQAFAALETGSAARTVLTFSE
- a CDS encoding dihydropteroate synthase; the encoded protein is MAAELMGVAQRRGAGFGTRTPDSFYDRGVTFAREQALRRVEEVVAEGADIVDIGGVKAAPGVEVGVAEEIDRTAAFVAEIRERYPDLIISVDTWHSLEVTRRLAELVATGWPVLVSLSNKDFVGESLGLPVDQRMFGTLAVTAICAWQGARIYRAHNVAPTRQVLDMVAVTRGVRVPSRIVRGLA